The sequence TGGCTCAGAGTAAGGCAAATGCCAGCCTGAAATGGATAGGCCttcaaagaaagaagtaaaagagaagaaaaggctgATGATGTTAATGTCGAGGAATAAAGGACCTGAGGTTAGCAAACCAACTGTTATTAGAAAAGAATCGAAATCCTACAGTGTGTCTATGTCTAAGCAATCAAGTTAAGGTGATTACCACCCCCTCCCTCACAGTAAAAACAAGCAAAGAGTTCCGGACAAAAGGCCCACACCCTCTTTCACCCTCCTGCCCACATGGGGTCCTCACCACAGTGCCTTAGGGAATGGAGCTCCCAGGATGCCCACTTGAGCTGGTTTTCCACGGCATCGAGCTCAGAACTTGGTAATCCCTGAGCTTCTTCTTGAGATACCATCTCCTCTACTAACACTTCCCGTTTTCGTCGTCGAAGAGAAACCTGGAAATGATAGGGTTTGGTTCAGTTGAGAACGAACCTGATGAGAATCAAAACTAAACGCACACAAAAGAAACCATACAGAACATATGCTGCAGAGGCCTAGATGGCAAAGAAGCATAGATAatggccgggggggggggggggggggcgggggagcgaCACAGAAACATAATTTTAACTTAGTTGAGTGGAATTAATTCAGCAGCTGCGCCTACTGCCATGCCAATGCTCCTGACCCAGGAACGTGACACATCAGGCTTACCGGCTGTCCAGGGTCATCCAGTTCACTCTCTAAATCCTCCAGCACCGTCACTGCCTCCTCTCCATTCTCTGGATGATGCTCTCGAACCCAAGTCTGTAGCTCCTTGGGTAGGATGGCAACAAACTGCTCCAGTACTACCAGCTCCaagatttgttcttttgtgtgtgtctctGGCCTGAGCCATAGACGGCAAAGTTCCCGAAGCTGGCTCACAGCTTCACGGGGCCCAGGTGAATCCTGGTATCCAAACTGCCTGAATCGCTGCCGGAAAACCTCCGGGTCAGGGAGATGGTTCCAGGGGATACTTGACCCCTCTTCACCATCAGGATCCTCCTCCAATTTCACTCTCAgaattttttcctcttcatctggAGTTGGGATGATAAGTATTGAATCCTCTTCCACTGACTGTGCAGACATCCTGATTTATAATACTTCAAGAAAAGACAATCAAGGTAGGATATAGGCCTCAGGGAAATACCCCGTTTTCTTCACAGGCACTCCTGAGgcacaagaaatgaaaaatatataaatgaccaAATATTCTAAGAATTTGGACACATActgattaaaggaaataaaaatgtattcttttactAGGTTAAAAATTCCAATCAATAACCTAAACCAgaagttggcaaactacagctcaTGGCCAAATCTAGCCTGGTGCCCATTTTTGTACAATGCTTGTACTAAGAAGAGTTTTCACATTTTGACAtggttgaaagaaatcaaaagaacactccatgacatgtgaaaatgatatgaaattgtctccataaattttatttatttgttcacgcTACAAtagcagaattgagtagttgcaatAGACACTATAGGGCATGAAAAACCTAGCATTTACTCTggccctttagagaaaaagtttgcctATCTATGACCTACAAAACCTATTTCAACAATCAAAAGAATCCAAGTAAGCACCAGACCACTTCAGTGTTATTTAAATGCATCTGACCCTTGAACACATTATTTGCAATTCATAACTGGTGTTCCCTGACACACTTAGGTCACCTCAAAAGCAGGGACTGCTTTTTCATTATCtgcttaaaaaatttcttttgacaAATGTGTTTTAAGggctaagaaatattttcaaaatgtttaagaACTCCCTGGAGTTATAATATACGTGACAAAAACATTCACTTGCTCAGTAACAGATACATAATGTCGATCAAAATTAACCACTATGTTTATAAAACCTAAGTATTAATCAGTCACCCACCGCACCGTAAGTACCTTTACATTTGTAATGACAGGCATTAATCACAGTAAAATTCTTCGAAGAAAAGGCACTCTCATAACACCGTAACTTCGTGCAGTGGTGCAGACTCTTGTCCTTACACTGGGTGACTCACAGGCTCCCTGGCTTCTACCTTCAGGGAAACCTTGTGCTATTTCTGATCCTTTCCTTAGTATTTGCACAGTCATGCCCATGCCATTGTTTACAATACCCATTAGGAATGAGCCATGCAGCTACTATTGAGTACCTATTCAGGACCCGGAATGTGAAAGCCAGTAATTTCCAAAAAACTTCCCGTAACCCCATGAGACT is a genomic window of Balaenoptera ricei isolate mBalRic1 chromosome 14, mBalRic1.hap2, whole genome shotgun sequence containing:
- the ZNF24 gene encoding zinc finger protein 24 isoform X2: MSAQSVEEDSILIIPTPDEEEKILRVKLEEDPDGEEGSSIPWNHLPDPEVFRQRFRQFGYQDSPGPREAVSQLRELCRLWLRPETHTKEQILELVVLEQFVAILPKELQTWVREHHPENGEEAVTVLEDLESELDDPGQPVSLRRRKREVLVEEMVSQEEAQGLPSSELDAVENQLKWASWELHSLRHCGLKFQEGLKGDSLIITACLQMMMLGLKMER
- the ZNF24 gene encoding zinc finger protein 24 isoform X1 is translated as MSAQSVEEDSILIIPTPDEEEKILRVKLEEDPDGEEGSSIPWNHLPDPEVFRQRFRQFGYQDSPGPREAVSQLRELCRLWLRPETHTKEQILELVVLEQFVAILPKELQTWVREHHPENGEEAVTVLEDLESELDDPGQPVSLRRRKREVLVEEMVSQEEAQGLPSSELDAVENQLKWASWELHSLRHCDDDARTENGALAPKQEIPSAVESHEVPGTLNIGVPQIFKYGETCFPKGRFERKRNPSRKKQHICDECGKHFSQGSALILHQRIHSGEKPYGCVECGKAFSRSSILVQHQRVHTGEKPYKCLECGKAFSQNSGLINHQRIHTGEKPYECVQCGKSYSQSSNLFRHQRRHNAEKLLNVVKV